The following are encoded in a window of Danaus plexippus chromosome 22 unlocalized genomic scaffold, MEX_DaPlex mxdp_33, whole genome shotgun sequence genomic DNA:
- the LOC116773604 gene encoding tektin-4-like, with product MTSFPEADRCPKVCTDIGAFKKAAKSPEQVKEEIKAAEEAKTQKASEEKALKPPEEESEPLKPEQSGEEYLPNLKPGPDGNVDWTPLGDMTGTRPGVNKYSISRYSLSEWRNHNQKVLDPEIIVESNIVEYNAKTSMMQAFGNIDKQQSENFKRLRQKARDIFRWKVEVEKACKAITDEVELLEIERQRLKGASKVLMLPESISKECLDLRSNRFQPDLVADLAEKELIKEMNLVSEVRATLKNTLDEIEKQMAVNKAAKHRIEYDWCDKTMAYNTEATNLGLDTKSNTIMFRPGATRFGEYTAPLEYWEYFCRENVQNCEAARQKSADLRGSLNAILVNGGRKLRNQADRTDMALAETVAITQELCTKLEETLRNTLQRIADMESLIENLKDSIKKMDAAMKLAQTRLDNRNNWRPHGESVRDQPHLGLIEEVKKIHETVTSLLGQLNNAERVRSDLLKKRIVLEKDIASKRKTLNIDRDRCGMVRSHYPSASELAGY from the coding sequence atgacTTCATTCCCCGAAGCTGATAGATGTCCGAAGGTATGTACGGATATTGGAGCTTTCAAAAAAGCTGCAAAGAGCCCGGAGCAAGTAAAAGAAGAGATAAAAGCTGCCGAGGAAGCTAAAACACAAAAAGCCTCCGAGGAAAAAGCTTTAAAACCTCCCGAGGAAGAATCAGAGCCGTTGAAACCTGAACAATCTGGTGAGGAATATCTGCCAAACTTAAAGCCCGGTCCCGATGGTAACGTAGACTGGACGCCGCTAGGAGACATGACTGGAACAAGACCTGGGGTCAACAAGTACAGCATCAGTAGATATTCACTTAGTGAATGGAGAAATCACAACCAAAAGGTCCTCGATCCCGAGATCATCGTCGAGTCGAATATTGTGGAATACAACGCGAAAACATCCATGATGCAAGCGTTTGGGAATATTGATAAACAACAGAGCGAAAACTTCAAGAGACTGCGGCAGAAAGCGAGGGACATATTCAGGTGGAAAGTTGAAGTTGAGAAAGCATGCAAAGCGATCACAGACGAAGTGGAACTCCTAGAAATAGAGAGACAGAGACTGAAAGGCGCTTCAAAGGTTCTCATGTTACCCGAGTCTATTTCCAAAGAATGTTTAGATTTACGCTCCAACAGATTCCAACCTGATTTAGTCGCTGACTTGGCTGAAAAGGAACTGATCAAAGAGATGAATTTAGTGAGTGAAGTGAGAGCGACTTTAAAAAACACCCTCGACGAAATAGAGAAGCAGATGGCCGTTAACAAGGCAGCAAAACATCGGATAGAATATGACTGGTGTGACAAAACTATGGCGTATAATACCGAGGCCACGAACTTAGGGCTCGATACTAAATCGAATACTATCATGTTCAGGCCTGGTGCGACCAGGTTTGGCGAATACACAGCTCCTTTGGAATATTGGGAGTACTTTTGCAGGGAAAACGTTCAAAACTGTGAAGCCGCCAGACAGAAATCGGCTGATTTACGAGGAAGCCTAAACGCAATTTTGGTGAACGGCGGAAGAAAACTTCGCAATCAAGCGGACAGGACTGATATGGCTCTAGCTGAAACTGTAGCCATAACCCAGGAGCTGTGCACCAAACTAGAAGAGACGTTAAGAAATACGCTTCAAAGAATAGCTGATATGGAATCTctgattgaaaatttaaaagattccataaaaaaaatggacgCTGCGATGAAACTAGCTCAAACCAGATTAGACAATAGGAACAACTGGAGACCTCACGGGGAAAGTGTGAGGGACCAGCCGCATTTGGGTCTCATCGAGGAGGTGAAAAAGATTCACGAGACTGTGACGTCCTTGCTTGGACAACTAAATAACGCAGAAAGAGTTCGATCTGATCTCCTAAAGAAGAGAATAGTTCTAGAGAAGGATATTGCATCTAAGCGGAAGACCTTGAACATAGATCGTGATAGATGTGGTATGGTGAGATCTCATTATCCGTCGGCATCAGAATTAGCTGGTTATTGA
- the LOC116773513 gene encoding ribosomal protein S6 kinase delta-1 isoform X1 — MSVRDKWVRRFSVDETAKHNNGFTIYKITSVLFPIDSPEAVTVISVWKRYSDVQQLHKSMKSLHAGLHLRGVFPNLARNSFFKRFSPEVIEERAKTIKVLLEFVAEHRLLFTSTDFVNFLQTGYPEPKPLGVIDTIRSSLHLPIEETPPLEYQSDNERVQTVNSPVNQSDIQDVSQIPIYEAADVEIRDSPKSLSNSFESLTSLESFDSDIYDDISKVSIDSRAQVKKVLPDLINFDEPSCSKFEDYHTMTRHDAVSMTSGSDSSRTLSRSNTECKTRTDDSYIFEAGYMLNLAARCEDMNDYQRAFECYKSGIEKMLIGVQSDPDSQRRTLIKEKTHKYLTHAEDIYNKHLSELEHKSPRPAPPPSPSVRRPPSALSSYRVLAALGPRVLLVLDDHDRTCYAMKVIQKIPNNLTEFDDYFQRGDETRQIILPTAVPCVMQLHSYIETGDMIFLILAYTPGVKLFDYIRNHARSTSKTPNREVNLENVFTEPLNKNTRSHLPVNEINRFNEVDDLTVNDINENRDYDISVKELVVNSQKLLLNVDKALTDGAADRVRAEEVSDEHTEQRTADGDTHYKPPLPPGAVRRWCAGVLVALHGLHAQGVVCRDLCPSNVLLSQGGRVSLTYFPGYDSATFQSKLHSVPRNLSLYLAPELTSRIPCDDSHLCDYWSLGAIMYYLICGFPLSSHHSTFTSHTILYLPEDLSVEEESILTQLLTYEPSERLGSGETGIEEIKQHPYFKNIDWEEFYTTI; from the exons ATGTCTGTAAGAGACAAATGGGTCCGCCGGTTTTCTGTTGATGAAACGGCAAAACACAATAATGGTTTTACTATTTACAAGATCACATCAGTG ttATTCCCGATAGATTCACCAGAAGCAGTGACAGTTATATCAGTATGGAAGAGATACAGTGACGTCCAGCAACTTCATAAGTCAATGAAGTCATTACACGCGGGACTTCATCTACGTGGAGTGTTCCCGAACCTTGCTCGTAATAGCTTCTTTAAGAGATTCAGTCCTGAA GTAATAGAAGAGAGAGCTAAAACAATCAAGGTTCTTCTTGAGTTTGTAGCGGAgcatagattattatttactagcactgattttgttaattttttacag ACCGGCTATCCAGAGCCCAAGCCTCTGGGTGTTATAGACACTATAAGGTCTTCGCTGCACCTTCCCATAGAAGAAACTCCTCCGCTAGAATACCAGAGTGACAATGAGAGAG tgCAAACAGTCAATTCTCCAGTGAACCAAAGTGACATACAAGACGTATCACAAATACCAATATACGAAGCAGCCGACGTAGAGATCCGAGATTCACCAAAGAGTTTGTCGAACAGTTTCGAATCGCTAACCTCGTTGGAGAGTtttgacagtgacatttacgaTGACATTTCAAAAGTCAGTATCGACAGCCGGGCGCAGGTTAAAAAGGTTCTGCCGGACCTTATTAATTTCGACGAGCCGAGTTGTTCGAAATTTGAAGATTATCACACTATGACGAGACACGACGCTGTCTCGATGACATCCGGCTCTGACAGTTCAAGGACTCTGTCTCGCTCTAACACCGAATGTAAGACAAGGACGGATGACAGTTATATATTCGAAGCCGGCTATATGTTGAACTTGGCGGCGAGGTGCGAAGACATGAACGACTATCAGAGAGCCTTCGAATGTTACAAATCTGGTATAGAGAAGATGTTGATAGGAGTGCAGt CGGATCCTGATTCTCAGCGGAGGACTCTCATTAAGGAGAAGACTCACAAGTATCTGACGCACGCTGAAGACATCTACAACAAACACCTCAGTGAGCTGGAGCACAAG TCCCCCCGTCCTGCCCCTCCCCCCTCCCCCTCGGTCCGTCGCCCCCCCTCGGCCCTCTCTTCATACAGGGTGCTCGCGGCGCTGGGCCCGAGGGTGTTGCTGGTGTTGGACGATCACGACAGAACCTGCTACGCTATGAAG gtcatacaaaaaataccaAACAATCTGACAGAGTTCGACGATTACTTCCAACGTGGAGACGAGACCAGGCAGATCATACTGCCGACGGCTGTACCGTGTGTGATGCAACTGCACTCCTACATAGAGACCGGCGATATGATATTCCTCATACTCGCCTACACGCCCGGCGTCAAGCTCTTCGACTACATCCGGAACCACGCGAGGTCCACATCCAAGACGCCCAACAGAGAGGTCAATCTAGAGAACGTGTTCACCGAGCCCCTCAACAAGAACACCCGCAGTCACCTGCCCGTTAACGAGATTAACCGGTTTAACGAAGTCGATGACCTCACCGTCAACGATATCAACGAGAACCGTGACTATGATATATCGGTCAAAGAACTGGTCGTTAACTCGCAGAAGCTGTTGCTCAATGTGGACAAGGCCTTGACGGACGGCGCCGCGGACCGCGTGCGGGCCGAGGAGGTCAGTGACGAGCACACGGAGCAGAGGACCGCGGACGGAGACACGCACTACAAG CCTCCTCTCCCTCCCGGCGCCGTCCGCCGCTGGTGTGCCGGCGTGCTGGTGGCGCTGCACGGCCTACACGCACAGGGGGTCGTGTGCag GGACCTATGCCCGTCCAACGTGTTGCTGTCCCAGGGCGGGCGCGTGTCGCTCACCTACTTCCCCGGCTACGACTCCGCTACCTTCCAATCCAAACTGCACTCCGTCCCGCGGAACCTCTCGCTGTACCTGGCGCCCGAGCTCACCTCCCGGATCCCGTGTGACGATAGCCATCTCTGTGACTACTGGAGCTTGGGAGCCATCATGTATTACCTCATATGTGGATTC CCTCTGTCAAGTCATCACAGCACATTCACGAGTCACACCATACTGTACTTGCCGGAGGACCTGAGTGTTGAAGAAGAGTCGATACTTACACAG CTACTAACTTACGAGCCCTCCGAGAGGTTGGGTTCCGGAGAAACCGGGATTGAGGAAATTAAACAACATCCATACTTCAAGAATATTGACTGGGAGGAGTTTTACACtacaatataa
- the LOC116773513 gene encoding ribosomal protein S6 kinase delta-1 isoform X2: MKRQNTIMLFPIDSPEAVTVISVWKRYSDVQQLHKSMKSLHAGLHLRGVFPNLARNSFFKRFSPEVIEERAKTIKVLLEFVAEHRLLFTSTDFVNFLQTGYPEPKPLGVIDTIRSSLHLPIEETPPLEYQSDNERVQTVNSPVNQSDIQDVSQIPIYEAADVEIRDSPKSLSNSFESLTSLESFDSDIYDDISKVSIDSRAQVKKVLPDLINFDEPSCSKFEDYHTMTRHDAVSMTSGSDSSRTLSRSNTECKTRTDDSYIFEAGYMLNLAARCEDMNDYQRAFECYKSGIEKMLIGVQSDPDSQRRTLIKEKTHKYLTHAEDIYNKHLSELEHKSPRPAPPPSPSVRRPPSALSSYRVLAALGPRVLLVLDDHDRTCYAMKVIQKIPNNLTEFDDYFQRGDETRQIILPTAVPCVMQLHSYIETGDMIFLILAYTPGVKLFDYIRNHARSTSKTPNREVNLENVFTEPLNKNTRSHLPVNEINRFNEVDDLTVNDINENRDYDISVKELVVNSQKLLLNVDKALTDGAADRVRAEEVSDEHTEQRTADGDTHYKPPLPPGAVRRWCAGVLVALHGLHAQGVVCRDLCPSNVLLSQGGRVSLTYFPGYDSATFQSKLHSVPRNLSLYLAPELTSRIPCDDSHLCDYWSLGAIMYYLICGFPLSSHHSTFTSHTILYLPEDLSVEEESILTQLLTYEPSERLGSGETGIEEIKQHPYFKNIDWEEFYTTI; this comes from the exons ATGAAACGGCAAAACACAATAATG ttATTCCCGATAGATTCACCAGAAGCAGTGACAGTTATATCAGTATGGAAGAGATACAGTGACGTCCAGCAACTTCATAAGTCAATGAAGTCATTACACGCGGGACTTCATCTACGTGGAGTGTTCCCGAACCTTGCTCGTAATAGCTTCTTTAAGAGATTCAGTCCTGAA GTAATAGAAGAGAGAGCTAAAACAATCAAGGTTCTTCTTGAGTTTGTAGCGGAgcatagattattatttactagcactgattttgttaattttttacag ACCGGCTATCCAGAGCCCAAGCCTCTGGGTGTTATAGACACTATAAGGTCTTCGCTGCACCTTCCCATAGAAGAAACTCCTCCGCTAGAATACCAGAGTGACAATGAGAGAG tgCAAACAGTCAATTCTCCAGTGAACCAAAGTGACATACAAGACGTATCACAAATACCAATATACGAAGCAGCCGACGTAGAGATCCGAGATTCACCAAAGAGTTTGTCGAACAGTTTCGAATCGCTAACCTCGTTGGAGAGTtttgacagtgacatttacgaTGACATTTCAAAAGTCAGTATCGACAGCCGGGCGCAGGTTAAAAAGGTTCTGCCGGACCTTATTAATTTCGACGAGCCGAGTTGTTCGAAATTTGAAGATTATCACACTATGACGAGACACGACGCTGTCTCGATGACATCCGGCTCTGACAGTTCAAGGACTCTGTCTCGCTCTAACACCGAATGTAAGACAAGGACGGATGACAGTTATATATTCGAAGCCGGCTATATGTTGAACTTGGCGGCGAGGTGCGAAGACATGAACGACTATCAGAGAGCCTTCGAATGTTACAAATCTGGTATAGAGAAGATGTTGATAGGAGTGCAGt CGGATCCTGATTCTCAGCGGAGGACTCTCATTAAGGAGAAGACTCACAAGTATCTGACGCACGCTGAAGACATCTACAACAAACACCTCAGTGAGCTGGAGCACAAG TCCCCCCGTCCTGCCCCTCCCCCCTCCCCCTCGGTCCGTCGCCCCCCCTCGGCCCTCTCTTCATACAGGGTGCTCGCGGCGCTGGGCCCGAGGGTGTTGCTGGTGTTGGACGATCACGACAGAACCTGCTACGCTATGAAG gtcatacaaaaaataccaAACAATCTGACAGAGTTCGACGATTACTTCCAACGTGGAGACGAGACCAGGCAGATCATACTGCCGACGGCTGTACCGTGTGTGATGCAACTGCACTCCTACATAGAGACCGGCGATATGATATTCCTCATACTCGCCTACACGCCCGGCGTCAAGCTCTTCGACTACATCCGGAACCACGCGAGGTCCACATCCAAGACGCCCAACAGAGAGGTCAATCTAGAGAACGTGTTCACCGAGCCCCTCAACAAGAACACCCGCAGTCACCTGCCCGTTAACGAGATTAACCGGTTTAACGAAGTCGATGACCTCACCGTCAACGATATCAACGAGAACCGTGACTATGATATATCGGTCAAAGAACTGGTCGTTAACTCGCAGAAGCTGTTGCTCAATGTGGACAAGGCCTTGACGGACGGCGCCGCGGACCGCGTGCGGGCCGAGGAGGTCAGTGACGAGCACACGGAGCAGAGGACCGCGGACGGAGACACGCACTACAAG CCTCCTCTCCCTCCCGGCGCCGTCCGCCGCTGGTGTGCCGGCGTGCTGGTGGCGCTGCACGGCCTACACGCACAGGGGGTCGTGTGCag GGACCTATGCCCGTCCAACGTGTTGCTGTCCCAGGGCGGGCGCGTGTCGCTCACCTACTTCCCCGGCTACGACTCCGCTACCTTCCAATCCAAACTGCACTCCGTCCCGCGGAACCTCTCGCTGTACCTGGCGCCCGAGCTCACCTCCCGGATCCCGTGTGACGATAGCCATCTCTGTGACTACTGGAGCTTGGGAGCCATCATGTATTACCTCATATGTGGATTC CCTCTGTCAAGTCATCACAGCACATTCACGAGTCACACCATACTGTACTTGCCGGAGGACCTGAGTGTTGAAGAAGAGTCGATACTTACACAG CTACTAACTTACGAGCCCTCCGAGAGGTTGGGTTCCGGAGAAACCGGGATTGAGGAAATTAAACAACATCCATACTTCAAGAATATTGACTGGGAGGAGTTTTACACtacaatataa
- the LOC116773513 gene encoding ribosomal protein S6 kinase delta-1 isoform X3: MKSLHAGLHLRGVFPNLARNSFFKRFSPEVIEERAKTIKVLLEFVAEHRLLFTSTDFVNFLQTGYPEPKPLGVIDTIRSSLHLPIEETPPLEYQSDNERVQTVNSPVNQSDIQDVSQIPIYEAADVEIRDSPKSLSNSFESLTSLESFDSDIYDDISKVSIDSRAQVKKVLPDLINFDEPSCSKFEDYHTMTRHDAVSMTSGSDSSRTLSRSNTECKTRTDDSYIFEAGYMLNLAARCEDMNDYQRAFECYKSGIEKMLIGVQSDPDSQRRTLIKEKTHKYLTHAEDIYNKHLSELEHKSPRPAPPPSPSVRRPPSALSSYRVLAALGPRVLLVLDDHDRTCYAMKVIQKIPNNLTEFDDYFQRGDETRQIILPTAVPCVMQLHSYIETGDMIFLILAYTPGVKLFDYIRNHARSTSKTPNREVNLENVFTEPLNKNTRSHLPVNEINRFNEVDDLTVNDINENRDYDISVKELVVNSQKLLLNVDKALTDGAADRVRAEEVSDEHTEQRTADGDTHYKPPLPPGAVRRWCAGVLVALHGLHAQGVVCRDLCPSNVLLSQGGRVSLTYFPGYDSATFQSKLHSVPRNLSLYLAPELTSRIPCDDSHLCDYWSLGAIMYYLICGFPLSSHHSTFTSHTILYLPEDLSVEEESILTQLLTYEPSERLGSGETGIEEIKQHPYFKNIDWEEFYTTI, from the exons ATGAAGTCATTACACGCGGGACTTCATCTACGTGGAGTGTTCCCGAACCTTGCTCGTAATAGCTTCTTTAAGAGATTCAGTCCTGAA GTAATAGAAGAGAGAGCTAAAACAATCAAGGTTCTTCTTGAGTTTGTAGCGGAgcatagattattatttactagcactgattttgttaattttttacag ACCGGCTATCCAGAGCCCAAGCCTCTGGGTGTTATAGACACTATAAGGTCTTCGCTGCACCTTCCCATAGAAGAAACTCCTCCGCTAGAATACCAGAGTGACAATGAGAGAG tgCAAACAGTCAATTCTCCAGTGAACCAAAGTGACATACAAGACGTATCACAAATACCAATATACGAAGCAGCCGACGTAGAGATCCGAGATTCACCAAAGAGTTTGTCGAACAGTTTCGAATCGCTAACCTCGTTGGAGAGTtttgacagtgacatttacgaTGACATTTCAAAAGTCAGTATCGACAGCCGGGCGCAGGTTAAAAAGGTTCTGCCGGACCTTATTAATTTCGACGAGCCGAGTTGTTCGAAATTTGAAGATTATCACACTATGACGAGACACGACGCTGTCTCGATGACATCCGGCTCTGACAGTTCAAGGACTCTGTCTCGCTCTAACACCGAATGTAAGACAAGGACGGATGACAGTTATATATTCGAAGCCGGCTATATGTTGAACTTGGCGGCGAGGTGCGAAGACATGAACGACTATCAGAGAGCCTTCGAATGTTACAAATCTGGTATAGAGAAGATGTTGATAGGAGTGCAGt CGGATCCTGATTCTCAGCGGAGGACTCTCATTAAGGAGAAGACTCACAAGTATCTGACGCACGCTGAAGACATCTACAACAAACACCTCAGTGAGCTGGAGCACAAG TCCCCCCGTCCTGCCCCTCCCCCCTCCCCCTCGGTCCGTCGCCCCCCCTCGGCCCTCTCTTCATACAGGGTGCTCGCGGCGCTGGGCCCGAGGGTGTTGCTGGTGTTGGACGATCACGACAGAACCTGCTACGCTATGAAG gtcatacaaaaaataccaAACAATCTGACAGAGTTCGACGATTACTTCCAACGTGGAGACGAGACCAGGCAGATCATACTGCCGACGGCTGTACCGTGTGTGATGCAACTGCACTCCTACATAGAGACCGGCGATATGATATTCCTCATACTCGCCTACACGCCCGGCGTCAAGCTCTTCGACTACATCCGGAACCACGCGAGGTCCACATCCAAGACGCCCAACAGAGAGGTCAATCTAGAGAACGTGTTCACCGAGCCCCTCAACAAGAACACCCGCAGTCACCTGCCCGTTAACGAGATTAACCGGTTTAACGAAGTCGATGACCTCACCGTCAACGATATCAACGAGAACCGTGACTATGATATATCGGTCAAAGAACTGGTCGTTAACTCGCAGAAGCTGTTGCTCAATGTGGACAAGGCCTTGACGGACGGCGCCGCGGACCGCGTGCGGGCCGAGGAGGTCAGTGACGAGCACACGGAGCAGAGGACCGCGGACGGAGACACGCACTACAAG CCTCCTCTCCCTCCCGGCGCCGTCCGCCGCTGGTGTGCCGGCGTGCTGGTGGCGCTGCACGGCCTACACGCACAGGGGGTCGTGTGCag GGACCTATGCCCGTCCAACGTGTTGCTGTCCCAGGGCGGGCGCGTGTCGCTCACCTACTTCCCCGGCTACGACTCCGCTACCTTCCAATCCAAACTGCACTCCGTCCCGCGGAACCTCTCGCTGTACCTGGCGCCCGAGCTCACCTCCCGGATCCCGTGTGACGATAGCCATCTCTGTGACTACTGGAGCTTGGGAGCCATCATGTATTACCTCATATGTGGATTC CCTCTGTCAAGTCATCACAGCACATTCACGAGTCACACCATACTGTACTTGCCGGAGGACCTGAGTGTTGAAGAAGAGTCGATACTTACACAG CTACTAACTTACGAGCCCTCCGAGAGGTTGGGTTCCGGAGAAACCGGGATTGAGGAAATTAAACAACATCCATACTTCAAGAATATTGACTGGGAGGAGTTTTACACtacaatataa